A portion of the Sabethes cyaneus chromosome 3, idSabCyanKW18_F2, whole genome shotgun sequence genome contains these proteins:
- the LOC128741506 gene encoding TBC1 domain family member 23, whose product MDDNLWLIELESALLDDCTVDDIYAICQGKAIPDALRPDVWQVCLDVRNKMDQLSQFNEIFDLPFQRKLRQDCNTFVEKLGNDEEDRVAVVADLESILTFYCKNRNLVYESNNGWIELLLPLLSLKLLRSDTYNLFEAIRDTYIPKGCYKNGNVFHIFRLLLQYHDPELCSILDTKRITPDTYSMCWFQTLFASTCTLQVVLTMWDLYLQQSDPFLVFFLSLIVLINGREQILEMKGASKEELINFLVNMPCNIEADDVMDFCSLAQYYSMKTPLSFKRDLLKVLFGAQSNATEENIVSQALCLPVSVNELVENASSENSNPDAVRFFLVDCRPADQYNSGHLSTAFHLDSNLMLLEPVAFQTAVQGLLRAQKNAIEANSNAGGEHLCFVGSGRLEEDQYTHMVVASFLQKSTKYVSLLTGGYEAIHEYFGDNMIDCLEDHDPLKCLVCNQDQIQYGKQSNNNINNGSLKRSENRKNNNQPMQGPERKPTIDLFSKLSLAMKSKSAEVKGKLFDYISNPTATAPGATTAEKHVSRNERNGKRYRNVPPVFSIGEDQDEEDINAPQSLHGSQQLITPKNSDDADVVSIQAYLKSPDVIRHFRCQEVHLNGYMYDSYLLVTGSHIIVLRELDRKDQARIIVRRPLHSIVKITAKKRHRDLITFKYGYPEEENLVITDMDRFLIPNASEATELISKHIIKQT is encoded by the exons ATGGATGATAATTTGTG GTTGATTGAACTTGAGTCAGCTCTGCTGGATGATTGTACGGTCGATGATATTTACGCAATCTGCCAAGGAAAAGCGATCCCGGATGCTCTAAGACCGGATGTTTGGCAGGTATGCCTGGATGTCAGAAACAAAATGGATCAACTCTCGCAATTCAATGAAATTTTCGACCTACCCTTTcaacgaaagcttcgccaagattgcaacacttttgttgaaaaacttgGGAACGACGAAGAAGATCGAGTTGCTGTGGTTGCCGATTTGGAATCGATTCTGACTTTCTACTGTAAAAACAGAAACTTGGTCTATGAGTCGAACAATGGATGGATTGAGTtacttttacctttgttatcaCTAAAATTGCTGCGTTCCGATACCTACAATCTGTTTGAAGCTATTCGAGATACGTACATTCCCAAAGGCTGCTACAAAAATGgaaatgtttttcacatatttcGGCTGCTGCTGCAATACCATGATCCTGAGTTGTGTTCCATTCTGGATACAAAACGGATTACACCGGATACGTACTCTATGTGCTGGTTTCAAACGCTGTTTGCCTCTACTTGCACATTGCAGGTAGTTCTGACTATGTGGGATCTATATCTTCAGCAATCAGACCCATTCTTGGTGTTTTTCCTAAGTTTGATAGTGCTAATTAACGGACGAGAGCAAATTCTGGAGATGAAAGGTGCTTCGAAGGAAGAGCTAATAAACTTTCTAGTCAATATGCCGTGCAACATCGAAGCGGACGACGTGATGGATTTTTGTTCTTTGGCGCAGTACTACTCGATGAAAACTCCGTTGTCTTTTAAACGTGATCTTCTAAAGGTTCTGTTCGGTGCGCAAAGTAACGCTACAGAGGAAAATATAGTTTCACAAGCCCTTTGCCTACCCGTTTCCGTTAACGAGCTTGTAGAGAATGCTTCCAGTGAAAACAGTAATCCAGACGCAGTGAGGTTCTTTCTGGTAGACTGTCGACCAGCGGATCAGTACAATAGCGGTCATCTTTCAACTGCCTTCCACCTGGATAGTAATTTGATGTTGCTAGAACCGGTAGCCTTTCAAACTGCAGTTCAAGGCTTGTTGCGTGCACAAAAAAATGCTATCGAGGCTAATTCTAACGCAGGTGGAGAACATCTCTGCTTCGTTGGTTCTGGACGATTGGAAGAGGATCAATACACTCACATGGTAGTGGCTTCGTTTCTACAAAAAAGCACCAAATACGTATCGTTACTTACTGGAGGGTATGAAGCTATCCACGAGTACTTCGGAGATAATATGATTGATTGCTTAGAAGATCATGATCCTTTAAAGTGTCTAGTCTGTAATCAGGATCAAATACAATACGGAAAGCAATCTAACAATAACATTAACAACGGTAGCCTAAAGCGATCGGAGAATCGTAAAAACAATAACCAGCCAATGCAAGGACCGGAGCGAAAACCTACAATTGACTTGTTCAGCAAGCTTTCATTGGCAATGAAATCTAAATCAGCTGAGGTAAAAGGGAAGCTGTTCGATTATATCTCCAATCCGACGGCAACGGCTCCAGGTGCCACAACAGCCGAGAAGCATGTTTCTCGAAACGAACGCAACGGTAAACGCTATCGTAATGTTCCTCCAGTTTTCAGTATCGGCGAGGACCAGGATGAAGAGGATATCAACGCACCGCAGAGTTTGCATGGTTCACAACAGTTGATTACGCCTAAAAACAGCGATGACGCCGATGTCGTTTCAATACAAGCTTACCTTAAATCGCCAGACGTGATCCGTCACTTTCGTTGCCAGGAAGTTCACCTAAATGGCTACATGTACGACAGCTATCTGCTAGTCACTGGCTCCCACATCATTGTTCTGAGGGAGTTGGATCGTAAGGATCAAGCAAGAATCATCGTTCGTCGACCATTGCACAGTATCGTAAAGATAACAGCCAAAAAACGACACCGAGATTTGATTACCTTCAAGTATGGCTATCCGGAGGAGGAAAATCTCGTGATAACCGATATGGATCGATTTCTTATTCCAAATGCGAGTGAAGCAACCGAGTTGATTTCCAAACATATTATCAAGCAAACATAG